A portion of the Desulfobacterales bacterium genome contains these proteins:
- a CDS encoding radical SAM protein — protein sequence MKKILITALAANQKGEIFEIDGYAATGMAGSKIVPLTLDNTVELPFGSELMLLPDRIPVYFNISNKRVEKLSNNPFDSSSILLPVAAFNSPGYLIRYSSSYQERENAGYLPLFAYSAVGFYNGKFRSAVVQIDKEKRQDLRLMPQKKIANGLKKMKEKMKGNRLILHLEKCAMFYGCPAAKNLFIGRFEAPLPTSTVCNANCLGCISLQKNTGISHCQERIIFTPTPDEISEIALEHIHNVKQSVVSFGQGCEGEPLMAADAIAGAIDIIRSNTNFGTINMNTNGSKPDIIAKLFEKGLDSIRVSMNSVREEYYNAYFRPKTYTFNDVKKSIEIAIQKGKFVSINYLNCPGFTDTEGELEAMLEFIKKYPINFIQWRNLNFDPLRYINVMENVHKLGTSIGMKRILKSIKKADNKIRFGYFNPPKEKW from the coding sequence ATGAAAAAAATATTAATAACAGCTCTCGCTGCAAACCAAAAGGGAGAGATATTTGAGATTGATGGATATGCAGCTACAGGCATGGCTGGCTCAAAGATTGTTCCTTTAACATTAGATAATACTGTTGAACTTCCTTTTGGGTCGGAGCTTATGCTTTTACCAGACAGAATTCCTGTATATTTTAATATTTCAAACAAGAGAGTTGAAAAACTTTCTAATAATCCTTTTGATTCCTCATCAATTTTACTCCCAGTGGCTGCATTTAATTCTCCTGGATATCTAATCAGGTATAGCAGTTCCTATCAAGAAAGGGAAAATGCTGGATATCTACCTCTTTTTGCCTATTCTGCTGTTGGTTTTTATAATGGAAAATTCCGATCAGCCGTAGTTCAGATTGATAAAGAAAAAAGGCAAGATTTAAGGCTTATGCCCCAAAAAAAAATAGCTAATGGTTTAAAAAAGATGAAAGAGAAGATGAAAGGAAATAGACTTATTCTTCATCTTGAAAAATGTGCTATGTTTTATGGATGTCCTGCTGCTAAAAACTTATTTATCGGAAGATTTGAAGCGCCTCTTCCTACTTCTACAGTATGCAACGCAAATTGTCTCGGTTGTATTTCCCTTCAAAAGAATACAGGCATTTCTCATTGCCAAGAAAGAATAATTTTTACTCCAACTCCTGATGAAATATCTGAAATTGCCCTTGAACACATACATAATGTTAAACAGAGCGTTGTAAGTTTTGGTCAGGGATGTGAAGGAGAGCCTTTGATGGCTGCTGATGCTATAGCCGGAGCAATCGATATAATAAGATCAAACACTAATTTCGGAACAATCAATATGAACACGAATGGAAGCAAGCCTGATATTATTGCAAAACTATTTGAAAAAGGACTTGATAGCATAAGAGTCAGCATGAACAGCGTTAGAGAAGAATATTACAATGCTTATTTCCGGCCTAAAACATATACATTTAACGATGTAAAAAAAAGTATAGAAATTGCCATACAAAAAGGTAAATTTGTTTCGATAAATTATTTAAATTGTCCAGGTTTTACTGATACTGAAGGCGAACTTGAAGCTATGCTTGAATTTATAAAAAAATATCCGATAAATTTTATACAGTGGCGGAATTTAAATTTTGACCCTTTAAGATATATTAATGTCATGGAAAATGTTCATAAATTAGGAACGTCTATCGGGATGAAAAGAATTCTTAAATCTATAAAAAAAGCTGATAATAAAATTAGATTTGGCTATTTTAATCCTCCAAAAGAAAAATGGTAA
- a CDS encoding SUMF1/EgtB/PvdO family nonheme iron enzyme translates to MKSSNIPQMKEIIKKCLPTYEIIEILGEGGYGTVFSIKDEFKTRAVKVIPLLIERSKSYRTLAQLDSKISQEFHVIKEYYEKIEGPGVLKIYDFHLVDKEISRQSAKAHLAILMELCPDNLMDYVLDRDELLPIEDSIRFMKDLAVVLSRLSSGSGDIFLVTDLKPSNLLINDKGLLLIGDLGGFKRLNSISISDKAQFTPNWSAPEVIIKGEKPTLSAMMYSYGLVAYFIWEACLPYEDTNFIDRVRLINEKGIKFDNDYIPKPIENVILQCLEFDVNKRLKNFEPILKVFDDIDPKTGVIKSRIIKPALIKPAKTKATEKIIILDDNEIHPDLPEEFFLLKEGITHGLLSMDQDKILVEIATPKAGELWIEPYTNMEFIWIPGGYFKVGYGAWDEGIEVADASPGVEICLDGFWIGRYPVTQGEWKKVMGDNPSFFKKGDAYPVERVSWKDAQKFNAKLSSLEGGKYMYCLPTETQWEYSARSGGKLEKYSGGDDVDRVGWYRDNSDGSTHPVGEKEPNGLGIYDMSGNVWEWCQDIYHKDAYTKYKSHNPIYNGEGTTRVYRGGSWASQSRYVRCARRNSYPPGSRNYNVGFRIIRTC, encoded by the coding sequence GTGAAATCTTCAAACATACCACAAATGAAAGAAATAATTAAAAAATGTCTTCCGACTTATGAAATTATAGAAATTTTAGGTGAAGGAGGATATGGAACTGTATTTAGCATAAAAGATGAATTTAAAACTAGAGCTGTTAAGGTTATTCCTCTTTTAATAGAACGTTCCAAATCTTATAGAACTTTAGCTCAGCTTGATTCAAAAATTTCTCAAGAATTTCACGTTATTAAGGAATACTATGAAAAAATAGAGGGGCCTGGGGTTTTAAAAATTTATGATTTTCACCTTGTTGATAAAGAAATATCAAGACAGAGTGCAAAAGCCCATTTAGCAATTTTAATGGAGTTGTGCCCTGATAATTTAATGGATTATGTTTTAGATAGAGATGAGCTACTTCCTATAGAAGATTCTATTCGTTTTATGAAAGATTTGGCTGTAGTTCTAAGTCGGCTTTCTTCAGGGTCGGGGGATATCTTTCTTGTTACTGACTTGAAACCTTCAAATTTACTTATAAACGACAAAGGTTTATTGTTAATAGGCGATTTAGGAGGGTTTAAAAGATTAAACAGTATTTCCATATCTGATAAAGCTCAATTTACACCTAATTGGTCGGCCCCTGAAGTAATTATAAAAGGTGAAAAACCAACTCTTTCAGCAATGATGTATTCCTATGGTTTAGTAGCTTATTTTATTTGGGAAGCATGTCTACCCTATGAAGACACGAATTTTATAGATAGGGTAAGGCTTATAAATGAAAAAGGTATTAAATTTGACAATGATTATATTCCTAAACCAATTGAAAATGTAATACTCCAATGTCTTGAATTTGATGTAAACAAAAGATTAAAAAATTTTGAGCCAATTTTAAAAGTGTTTGATGATATTGATCCTAAAACCGGTGTAATAAAATCAAGAATAATAAAACCTGCACTAATAAAACCTGCAAAAACTAAAGCGACTGAAAAAATAATTATTTTAGATGACAATGAAATACATCCGGATTTGCCGGAGGAATTCTTTTTGTTAAAAGAAGGAATAACTCATGGTTTGTTATCAATGGATCAAGATAAAATCCTTGTAGAGATTGCAACACCTAAAGCTGGAGAATTGTGGATAGAGCCTTATACAAATATGGAATTTATATGGATTCCAGGCGGATATTTTAAAGTCGGATACGGAGCATGGGATGAAGGTATAGAGGTAGCTGATGCAAGTCCTGGAGTTGAAATTTGTTTAGATGGTTTTTGGATAGGGAGATATCCTGTTACTCAAGGAGAATGGAAAAAAGTTATGGGAGATAATCCTTCCTTTTTTAAAAAGGGAGATGCTTATCCAGTAGAGCGTGTTTCTTGGAAAGATGCCCAAAAATTTAATGCAAAGTTATCTTCATTAGAGGGTGGGAAATATATGTATTGCCTTCCAACAGAAACTCAATGGGAGTATTCAGCCAGAAGCGGCGGGAAATTAGAAAAATATTCCGGAGGTGATGATGTTGATCGTGTAGGTTGGTATAGGGATAATAGTGATGGCTCAACTCATCCTGTAGGTGAAAAAGAACCTAATGGGCTTGGCATATATGATATGAGCGGAAATGTATGGGAATGGTGTCAGGATATTTATCATAAAGATGCCTACACTAAATATAAATCCCATAATCCTATTTATAATGGAGAAGGCACAACGAGGGTTTATAGAGGCGGAAGCTGGGCGAGTCAATCTCGATATGTCCGCTGTGCCAGGAGAAATAGTTATCCTCCTGGGAGTAGAAATTATAATGTGGGATTTAGAATTATAAGAACTTGTTAG
- a CDS encoding response regulator — protein sequence MEDNRQSESQFCLNMAKKAVKSSNIGLARRYTKRGIDILDDDKWSKCYELCFELHLERVKAEGFSGNIREMQRIAETAEHNAKSLFDKTLLYYTKIQAYISQNQMYEASLTGILILNRMGITFPEKASIIHLSIAYIRNYFEYRDLKPENFLSLPEMKDNLSILSIEIMASIALSLYMTDYKLFTLLVLRSISITLKKGVCPQSALLCSFYALILCKNSKKIDTAYNFGRTALKLAEKFNDKAIKAKILFIFHTFIDHWKTPFKQRLVSLEEAYKESIETSNSTYSGFAAGSSLVTSFIIGQHLSEVKDKLNLYSESLRKVKNDTAIFIHRLFHQIVLNLMGDTKEPWILSGEAFDENSIFKLNTYSINNNSTALCLFHLNKLILCYTFMEYEKALYHASIAKKYIAGISGMSHEPLFYFYEALAKIAVFSGLMPYIEQKKILFNVYLNKQKIKNWAKHCPYNHLHKLLILEAELAKIRRMDAKAMLLFDKAVKMAKENEFINEEGLANEHAARFWLKQGKEDIAGIYLKKAYSLYILWGASRKAKHLEEKFPKYFTALSFGEERSFNETVTVSGSSSSTGRMSEPLDLSAVIKASQAISGEIVLKDLLKKLITIAVKYSEAERGLLLLKENNKLAVQAKADALKNMSEVFSPIYIENFEFLSHSIVDQTLMNNESVVVTNPVNAVKFFNDEYIKSKKPLSILSIPMVRHGILTGLLYLENFSSIGSFTSKKIEMLSLIASQASISIENAKFYIELEESERKYRMLYENAIEGVFQCNADGRFISANPSMVKILGFESQDELKSSVVDIRKEGFVFQQDRESFEALLHNHNKVSGFETQFFKKDGSIFWGSLSLRCVFVEKEELKYYEGSLVDITERKEKEKAERERAIAEESHRQLKELDRMKSDFLSSVSHELRTPLTSVLGFAKLIRKDFYKMFVATSESDPKLMKKAKNIDKNLEIIIEESKRLTRLINDVLNLAKIESGKIEWRDSIFSVKDLLEQAVSAISGELSSKPDIRLVVRIKDDVYIKADRDRMMQVLINLLNNAFKFTKKGKVEIESFLDSKKFSEDKDYVMFKVKDTGLGIREADIEKIFDKFHQASHGETFLDKPKGTGLGLSICRHIISNYGGKIWAESELDKGTVFTFIIPAYYPGTDTIESDYDNTIMNEEEELNVNKKDKPLILVVDDDPYIQNFISQLLENEGFKVITASDGLSAISAAKMNMPDLITMDIVMKGMDGITAISQLKNDPYLKDIPIIVISVLSERDKAGADAALAKPLNEAMLIENIYSLIKTGKILGGFSCMLVEPNSGINEEDIEDICQCPIMICKVEEIWDKINDGFKGTIIISSEISKDIDIEELSRKKDIQVVILPK from the coding sequence ATGGAAGACAACAGGCAAAGTGAATCTCAATTTTGTCTTAACATGGCAAAAAAAGCCGTTAAGTCCTCAAATATTGGTCTTGCTCGAAGATACACTAAACGGGGTATAGATATTCTCGATGACGACAAATGGTCAAAGTGCTATGAATTATGTTTTGAGCTACATTTAGAAAGAGTAAAGGCTGAAGGTTTTTCAGGCAATATTAGAGAAATGCAAAGAATAGCTGAAACAGCGGAACATAATGCTAAAAGTCTTTTCGATAAAACTCTTTTATATTATACAAAGATTCAGGCTTACATTTCCCAAAATCAAATGTATGAAGCATCATTAACTGGAATTCTTATTTTAAATCGTATGGGAATAACTTTTCCAGAAAAAGCATCTATCATTCATTTATCCATCGCTTATATCCGTAATTATTTTGAATATCGAGATTTAAAGCCAGAAAATTTTTTAAGCCTGCCTGAAATGAAAGATAATTTGTCCATCTTATCCATCGAAATTATGGCTTCAATAGCACTTTCTCTATATATGACCGATTATAAATTATTTACGCTTCTTGTTTTAAGGAGTATCAGTATAACTTTAAAAAAAGGAGTTTGCCCTCAATCTGCTTTGTTATGCTCTTTTTACGCTTTAATTCTTTGTAAAAATTCAAAAAAAATTGATACGGCTTATAATTTTGGAAGAACCGCTCTGAAGTTAGCCGAAAAATTTAATGATAAGGCTATAAAAGCAAAAATTCTTTTTATATTTCATACTTTTATCGACCATTGGAAAACTCCTTTTAAACAAAGACTTGTATCTTTAGAAGAAGCTTATAAAGAAAGCATTGAAACTTCAAATTCAACTTATTCAGGGTTTGCAGCTGGTAGTTCTCTCGTTACTTCTTTTATAATTGGGCAGCATTTATCCGAAGTAAAAGATAAGTTAAATTTATATTCAGAATCGTTACGAAAAGTAAAAAATGATACAGCTATATTCATCCATAGGCTTTTTCATCAGATTGTTTTAAATTTAATGGGAGACACTAAAGAACCTTGGATTTTATCTGGAGAAGCTTTTGACGAAAATTCGATTTTTAAGCTAAATACCTATAGCATAAATAATAATTCTACCGCTCTATGTTTATTCCATTTAAATAAATTAATTCTTTGTTATACTTTTATGGAGTATGAAAAAGCCCTTTATCATGCGTCTATAGCAAAAAAATATATTGCAGGCATATCCGGTATGTCCCATGAACCTCTTTTTTATTTTTATGAAGCACTTGCTAAAATTGCTGTTTTTTCAGGCCTTATGCCATACATCGAGCAAAAAAAAATACTTTTTAATGTATATTTAAATAAACAAAAAATAAAAAATTGGGCTAAACACTGTCCTTATAATCATTTGCACAAATTACTTATACTTGAGGCTGAACTTGCAAAAATAAGAAGAATGGACGCAAAAGCTATGCTTCTTTTTGATAAAGCAGTAAAAATGGCGAAAGAGAATGAATTTATAAACGAAGAAGGCCTCGCGAATGAACATGCGGCAAGATTTTGGTTAAAACAAGGAAAAGAAGACATAGCCGGGATTTATTTAAAAAAAGCTTATTCTTTATATATACTCTGGGGAGCATCAAGAAAAGCGAAACATCTTGAGGAAAAATTTCCTAAATATTTTACAGCATTATCTTTTGGAGAAGAAAGATCATTCAATGAAACCGTAACAGTTTCAGGATCGAGCAGTTCTACTGGAAGAATGTCTGAACCCCTTGATCTTTCGGCTGTAATCAAAGCCTCCCAAGCTATATCAGGGGAAATTGTTTTAAAAGACTTATTAAAAAAATTAATAACGATTGCTGTTAAATATTCTGAAGCAGAAAGAGGACTTTTATTGCTCAAAGAAAATAATAAATTAGCAGTTCAAGCAAAAGCAGATGCCTTAAAAAATATGTCTGAAGTTTTTTCCCCTATTTATATTGAAAATTTTGAATTTTTATCCCATTCTATTGTTGATCAAACATTAATGAATAATGAGTCAGTTGTTGTTACGAATCCTGTGAATGCTGTAAAATTTTTCAATGATGAATATATTAAGTCAAAAAAACCTCTTTCAATACTTTCCATTCCTATGGTTCGGCATGGTATATTGACTGGTTTGCTATATCTTGAAAATTTTTCAAGTATCGGATCCTTTACTTCTAAAAAAATAGAAATGTTAAGTCTTATAGCTTCTCAAGCTTCAATCTCTATCGAAAATGCAAAATTTTACATCGAACTTGAAGAATCAGAAAGAAAATATAGAATGCTTTATGAAAATGCAATTGAAGGTGTTTTCCAATGCAATGCTGATGGACGTTTTATAAGCGCAAATCCTTCAATGGTTAAAATACTTGGATTTGAATCCCAAGATGAGCTTAAAAGTTCAGTTGTTGATATAAGAAAAGAGGGGTTTGTATTTCAGCAAGATAGAGAATCTTTTGAAGCATTATTACACAATCACAATAAAGTAAGCGGTTTTGAAACTCAGTTTTTTAAAAAAGATGGCAGTATTTTTTGGGGCTCTTTATCTTTAAGGTGTGTTTTTGTTGAAAAAGAAGAACTAAAATATTATGAAGGCTCCCTTGTTGATATAACTGAACGTAAAGAAAAAGAAAAAGCTGAAAGAGAGCGAGCCATTGCAGAGGAATCCCATAGACAGTTAAAAGAACTCGACCGAATGAAATCAGATTTTCTTTCTTCAGTATCCCATGAACTTAGAACTCCGCTTACTTCTGTTCTCGGCTTTGCGAAACTAATACGAAAGGATTTTTATAAGATGTTCGTTGCAACATCTGAATCCGATCCTAAACTAATGAAAAAGGCTAAAAATATTGATAAAAATCTGGAAATCATTATTGAAGAAAGCAAACGACTTACAAGGCTTATAAACGACGTACTTAATCTTGCTAAAATCGAATCAGGAAAGATTGAATGGAGGGATTCGATATTTTCTGTAAAAGATTTATTAGAACAAGCTGTATCCGCTATAAGTGGAGAATTATCTTCGAAGCCTGATATTAGGCTTGTTGTAAGGATAAAAGACGATGTCTATATAAAAGCGGATAGAGACAGGATGATGCAGGTTTTAATAAATCTCCTTAATAACGCTTTTAAATTTACAAAAAAAGGAAAAGTTGAGATTGAATCATTTTTAGATTCCAAAAAATTTTCAGAAGATAAAGACTATGTTATGTTTAAAGTAAAAGACACAGGATTAGGCATCCGCGAAGCAGATATTGAAAAGATTTTTGATAAATTCCATCAGGCTTCCCATGGAGAAACATTTTTAGATAAGCCTAAAGGCACAGGTCTCGGGCTTTCAATTTGCAGGCATATAATAAGTAATTATGGCGGCAAAATTTGGGCTGAATCAGAACTCGATAAAGGAACGGTTTTTACCTTTATTATTCCAGCTTATTATCCTGGTACTGATACAATCGAATCCGATTACGACAACACTATCATGAATGAAGAAGAAGAATTGAACGTTAATAAAAAGGATAAACCCCTTATACTTGTTGTTGACGATGATCCTTATATTCAAAATTTTATATCACAGCTTTTAGAAAATGAAGGTTTTAAAGTTATAACTGCATCAGATGGGCTATCAGCTATTAGTGCCGCAAAAATGAATATGCCAGATTTAATAACAATGGATATTGTTATGAAAGGAATGGATGGCATTACAGCAATTTCTCAATTAAAAAATGATCCGTATTTAAAAGATATCCCCATAATTGTTATATCTGTTCTTTCAGAACGCGATAAAGCTGGCGCAGATGCAGCTCTTGCAAAACCTTTAAATGAAGCAATGCTTATAGAAAATATATACTCTCTTATAAAAACTGGAAAAATTTTAGGCGGATTCTCTTGCATGCTTGTTGAGCCAAATAGCGGTATTAATGAAGAAGATATTGAAGATATTTGCCAATGTCCAATTATGATATGCAAAGTTGAAGAAATTTGGGATAAAATTAATGACGGATTTAAAGGAACGATAATTATTTCATCGGAAATTTCTAAAGACATTGATATAGAAGAACTTTCAAGAAAAAAAGATATTCAGGTTGTAATACTCCCTAAATAA
- a CDS encoding TatD family hydrolase, with product MKFFDSHCHIDDKSYNADRSEVIKRAKDSGVESFIVVGINQRTSIKAIEIAESTSGVYASVGIHPHDAKACTENDLKFLYSLAKKPCVKAWGEAGLDFNRMFSSQGEQEQWFIRQIELAGSLNLPMIFHERDSKGRFGEIINLHYKNSKSSVVHCFGGDKKELSQYLDKGFYIGITGIVTLKDRGKELRSLINYIPNDKILIETDAPYLTPYPEKKTNRRNEPAFVKSVLFELAKIKNISPDALAEKIWGNTCRLFEL from the coding sequence ATGAAATTTTTTGATAGCCACTGTCATATCGATGATAAATCTTACAATGCTGACAGATCGGAAGTTATAAAACGAGCAAAAGATTCAGGGGTAGAATCATTTATAGTTGTTGGGATAAACCAAAGAACTTCAATCAAAGCAATAGAGATTGCTGAATCTACTTCGGGCGTGTATGCATCAGTTGGAATTCATCCCCATGATGCAAAGGCTTGCACCGAAAACGATTTAAAATTTTTATACAGCCTTGCTAAAAAGCCATGCGTAAAAGCCTGGGGAGAAGCGGGGCTTGATTTTAACAGAATGTTTTCTTCCCAGGGAGAACAAGAACAATGGTTCATCAGACAAATTGAATTAGCAGGATCTTTAAACCTTCCAATGATATTTCATGAAAGAGACAGTAAAGGCAGATTTGGTGAAATTATTAATTTACATTACAAAAATTCAAAAAGTTCAGTAGTCCATTGTTTTGGAGGTGACAAAAAAGAACTTTCGCAATATCTTGACAAAGGTTTTTATATAGGAATAACAGGTATTGTAACTTTAAAGGACAGAGGAAAAGAACTTAGATCTCTTATAAATTACATTCCAAATGACAAAATTTTAATAGAAACAGATGCTCCTTATTTAACTCCTTATCCTGAAAAAAAAACAAATCGTCGTAATGAACCAGCATTTGTCAAATCTGTGTTGTTCGAATTAGCAAAAATTAAAAATATAAGCCCTGATGCCCTTGCTGAAAAAATATGGGGAAATACTTGTAGGCTTTTTGAATTATGA
- a CDS encoding glycosyltransferase: protein MKIAIIVNSFPSISETFILNHITGLIDKGHTIEIFAYVPPSISLMHSDINKYDLLRYVKYRRILSNRFEKLIKIIIPTFQLLSKCPKKFFRLLKSESSIKNIVNLINDSSSFLNSMEYDIIHAHFGLNGLCARNLIDAGIISGKLVATFHGYDITRYVKQKGVNAYNSLFESDTLLLPVSNHWKQKLIQLGAREENIVVHRMGVDINRFNIKKYFRKNAHINIISIARLVEKKGIAYGIKAINELLKLNSNLLYHIVGDGPLMGSLVNIVKSFGIEKFVKFHGWKSQDEIVEMLSIVDIMIAPSITAKDGDQEGIPLALMEAMACAIPVVSTQHSGISELIDDGVSGFLVKERDFQCIAEKLSLLINDQEKAKKMGREARKKIEYDHDIDKQNSRIISIYKEFIKS from the coding sequence ATGAAAATAGCAATCATAGTTAATTCTTTTCCATCAATTTCAGAGACATTTATTTTAAATCACATAACAGGGCTTATTGATAAAGGTCATACTATTGAAATATTTGCCTATGTCCCGCCTTCTATTTCTCTTATGCATTCTGATATAAATAAATATGATCTCCTTCGATATGTAAAATATAGACGAATTTTATCAAACAGATTTGAAAAACTAATCAAAATAATTATCCCTACATTTCAACTTTTATCAAAATGTCCTAAAAAATTTTTTAGATTATTAAAATCAGAATCTTCCATTAAAAATATAGTAAACCTGATTAATGATTCTTCTTCTTTTTTAAACAGCATGGAATATGATATTATTCACGCACATTTTGGCCTTAACGGTCTTTGCGCAAGAAATTTAATTGATGCTGGCATTATAAGCGGAAAGCTTGTAGCTACATTTCACGGATATGACATTACAAGATATGTAAAACAAAAAGGAGTTAATGCCTATAACAGCTTATTCGAATCAGATACTTTACTTTTGCCAGTTAGCAATCACTGGAAGCAAAAACTTATTCAACTCGGAGCAAGGGAAGAAAACATAGTTGTCCACCGAATGGGAGTTGATATAAATCGGTTTAATATCAAAAAATATTTTAGAAAAAATGCCCACATAAACATTATTTCAATAGCAAGGCTTGTTGAAAAAAAAGGCATAGCGTATGGGATAAAAGCTATTAACGAACTTTTAAAGCTTAACTCAAACTTATTGTATCATATTGTTGGAGACGGTCCTCTAATGGGAAGTCTTGTTAATATCGTTAAATCTTTCGGCATTGAAAAGTTCGTGAAGTTTCATGGGTGGAAATCCCAAGATGAAATCGTCGAAATGCTTTCAATAGTGGATATTATGATTGCTCCAAGTATAACCGCAAAAGATGGAGATCAAGAAGGCATACCTTTAGCATTAATGGAAGCAATGGCATGCGCTATTCCTGTTGTAAGCACACAACATTCTGGAATAAGTGAATTAATTGATGACGGGGTTTCTGGTTTTTTAGTAAAAGAACGCGATTTCCAATGTATAGCAGAAAAACTATCTCTGCTTATTAATGATCAAGAAAAGGCAAAAAAAATGGGTAGAGAGGCTCGAAAAAAAATAGAGTATGATCATGATATTGATAAACAAAACAGTAGAATAATTTCTATATACAAAGAATTTATAAAAAGCTGA
- a CDS encoding alpha/beta hydrolase yields the protein MKDISNWKDNVIQKSLISKDGLKISYELIDYGAERTVVLANGLGGRLYVWEPLIEKLLPDFKIICWDYRGLFESKAHFKIKRLAIREHAEDLKAILEDENISKASVTGWSMGVQVALEFASLYPENTDKLVLLNGTYGHALSTGFQPLMRMPSLSRIFHEVIDFVKNRQSLIEIISKLMVFKPFIYPLGSLYGVIRGNPKIGDAIYQYVQDVFGSDFSNYLRLFQELDAHSTYHHLREIYNPTLIVWGNLDYLTPAYQSKEMLRKLPNAEKVSFLFGTHFVLLEYPEKVPRKILEFLNK from the coding sequence ATGAAAGATATTTCTAATTGGAAGGATAATGTAATCCAAAAATCTCTAATCAGCAAAGATGGTTTAAAAATCAGCTATGAATTAATAGATTATGGTGCTGAAAGAACCGTTGTTTTAGCTAATGGTCTTGGAGGTCGCTTATATGTATGGGAACCATTAATAGAAAAACTTTTACCAGATTTTAAAATTATTTGCTGGGATTATAGAGGACTCTTTGAATCAAAAGCGCATTTTAAAATAAAAAGGCTTGCAATTCGTGAGCACGCTGAAGATCTGAAAGCTATTCTTGAAGATGAAAATATATCAAAAGCATCAGTAACCGGTTGGTCAATGGGGGTCCAAGTTGCCCTCGAGTTTGCATCCCTTTATCCAGAAAATACCGACAAGCTTGTTCTTTTGAATGGAACCTATGGTCATGCTTTATCTACAGGTTTTCAACCATTAATGCGAATGCCTTCATTGAGCCGTATTTTTCACGAAGTAATTGATTTTGTGAAAAATAGACAAAGTTTAATAGAAATTATCAGTAAATTAATGGTATTTAAGCCTTTTATTTATCCTTTGGGCTCATTATACGGAGTTATAAGAGGCAATCCTAAAATTGGAGATGCAATTTATCAATATGTGCAAGATGTATTTGGAAGTGATTTCAGTAATTATTTAAGATTATTTCAAGAATTAGATGCTCATTCTACTTATCACCATTTACGAGAAATCTACAATCCTACTCTTATTGTATGGGGAAATCTTGATTATTTAACCCCTGCATATCAATCGAAAGAAATGCTCAGAAAACTTCCTAATGCTGAAAAGGTTAGTTTTCTTTTTGGAACCCATTTTGTTTTGCTTGAATACCCAGAAAAAGTTCCAAGAAAAATTTTAGAATTTTTAAACAAATAA
- a CDS encoding SET domain-containing protein-lysine N-methyltransferase yields MLCIKECNGKGRGVFSNFKISKGATIEKAPVIILPLAQWDNVEKTILNDYCYNWGTDAAVGLGFSSLYNHSYNPNACYLKKFEEGFLEIIALKDIQEDEEITVNYNGKPEDNTPVWFDVQA; encoded by the coding sequence ATGCTATGTATTAAAGAATGCAATGGAAAAGGAAGAGGGGTGTTTTCAAATTTTAAGATTTCTAAGGGAGCTACCATTGAGAAAGCGCCAGTAATTATTTTACCGCTCGCCCAATGGGATAATGTAGAAAAAACAATTTTAAATGATTATTGCTATAATTGGGGAACTGATGCCGCTGTTGGGCTTGGATTTTCATCACTTTATAATCATTCATATAATCCTAATGCTTGCTATCTCAAAAAATTTGAAGAAGGCTTTCTCGAAATAATCGCTCTTAAAGACATTCAGGAAGATGAAGAAATAACTGTTAATTATAATGGTAAGCCTGAAGACAACACCCCTGTTTGGTTTGATGTACAAGCGTAA